GTGCCTTTGTATAATTTTACGTCGTATTTTTCAGCCATCTTTTCAAGTATAAAAGAGGGGCTTCCAGATACAAAGATTACCATATGACCTTGCTTCTTATGCCAATTAATTCGGTCTCTTGTAAATCGGTATACCCTATCGCCTTTTAAACTGACTACTTGCTCTGTTATAAAATTGATGTAATCCTTATCTATTCCTTTTAAGTGGCTTATATGAATATTTGCAATTTCTAATAGGAAGTCTTCGTAATCTCCATGTCTCTTTGCCCAATTTTCAAACTTCTTTTTAGCACTTCCATGCCATATAGCTGGATCTAGTACTTCATATTTTATTAATTTTTTAAAGTGTTCAACCATAAGAGAATCTCTGTACAATGTACCATCTACATCAAAAAAAGCTGCTATACACATGCCTTTACCCCCTAAATAGGTTATTGTTATATATTATACCAGTCTTACCCAAGTGTAACCATAAAAAACAAATTTTATGATTTTTTTATAATTATGATGTTTTTTTTCTTTATAAATTTACCATTTCACATATAACTCTTTTATATAGGATTTTTTTTAAAATAACGTTAATACTAATAGCTGAGATTACTTATGAGGTGATATCTTTTGCATATTATTTTTATTCGAACAGTCATTTTGTATTTAGCCGTCTTTTTAGTCATCCGCTTAATGGGAAAAAGGCAAGTTGGCGAAATGCAACCTTCCGAATTAATCGTCACCATTATGACAGCAGATATTGCTACTGGTCCCTTAGAAAGCATTGATACGCCATTATTTAATGGCCTAGTTCCTTTAATTGCCATGCTATTCATAGATTCCTTTATGATTTTCGGAATACTAAAAACTCGTATTGGCAGGAGATTTATTACAGGAAAACCTTCTTTTCTTATGAAAGATGGCGTTTTACAGGAAAAAGAAATGAAGGCTCAACGAATTAGTTTAAGTGATCTTCATGAGGAGCTGCGCTCGCAAGGACATCCCTTATTACATGAAATCAACACTATTATACTTGAAACGAATGGGCAAATGAGCATTATCTGTAAGGATAATTCTTCCTTACCTGTTAACGTGATCGCAGATGGACTAAGGCTGCATGAAAATCTAAAAGAAGGAAATATTGCAGAAAAATGGCTTGACACAGAACTTAAGAAGAACGGAATAGTCTCCGATAAGGAAGTATTTCTAGCATATGTAAGTGATGGAAGTCTATATTTCCACAGAAAGGAGCAATAATATGAAACCTTTATTCATCTCTATTGCCCTTGTTGCGGTTTATTTATTCGGTGCTACTTATTTATACAGCGAGATTGAAGAAACTTCGAACATCTTATCAAAAGATCTTGTTGAAATACAAACCCTAGTAAAGGAAGAGGACTGGGAAGAATCCCAAAAGATCTACGATTCTTTTAAAAGAAAGTGGAAACCAACCTCTACTTTATGGATGACCTATGTTGGCCATGATGAAATTGACAATATTGAAGAAGCCATAAGAGAAGCCGATGCCTACTTTGAAGTACAAGATGTAGGTGGAGCTCTAGAAAATCTCTCAAAGCTCAGTTATTATCTTAAGCATATATATGAGAAAGAGAGAATCAGCTGGTATAACATTCTCTAAGGGAGAAAGAAAATACTTCCTACATCAGTTAAAGGCCCATGATTTAGGCACTTATAGTCATATCCTTTCGCCTTTAACAAAGAGCAAATCTTTATATAATCTGGATGAAGGGCGATATCTCCGTTAAATAAAACAATGCCCTTCTCCTGGATTACTCCACAAGCTCCACCTATAAAACCTGTATTAAAGCCAGGTAGATCAATATGTCCACCTTGTATTAAAAGTACATCGATACTGTTTTCCCTAATTTCTTTCGCAATTCCTTCATCTGCTGTTATAATACTATGATTCCCTAAAGAGAGTACAGAGCACCTTGTATAGCCTTGTTTTACATTAATAAAATTGTATTTTCTAGATTCTAACTCCATTTTTACAATAGGATCCATATATTCTATATAGTGCAAAACATTTTTGCCAATTCTTGCCACATTATAAGGTATATCCTTAGGGTATTTTTTTTCTAACTTTGTCTTTCCATATAAAAAGTCTATACCCATAGTTTTTGCTTCCTCAATTGTTTTAGGGTGAATTTCAGGATGCACTACCACCACATTATCTTCTAGAGGAAAGCACTGCAAATCTGCATGACTATCAATCCCTCTATATAAATTCTCATATTTTCGAATAAACATAAAGTCTTTAGAAAATTGTAAGAGGCTATAATAAGATTCTTGGCTGATATCTTCAGAAACAATGCATTTCATTAATTCGCCTCAAAGTTCTCTAAGTACTCCCTCATGAGTTCTTCATATTGATTTTTTAAGGTAATAATTGTCTTATCTATTTCCTTAAAGGATCTATTATTGACTTTTATGATAGGAGTTACATCTACTGTAGTCCCTGTCAAAAAAGCCCCATCCATTTCGTAGACTTCTTCTTCTGAAATATCTCGATATTCTACTTCAATTTGATTTTTTTCACAAAGCTCTAATATATACTTACGAGTCACGCCTAATAAAACATTTTGAGCTGGAGTAGTGATAACTTTTTTATTTTTCACAAAAAAAACATTAGATCTGCTTCCCTCTGTAATATATCCTTCTTTGTTTACTAATAGAATTTCGAAAGTATCTTCATATTTAGATTGAGCTTTAATTTGTCCTTTATAGGAAGATCCAACGGTCTTAATAGCAGGATTATGCCTTTCTATAATCACTGTTTCTACGCCAACACCTTGATTTTTCTGCTCATCTGTTGCAGACAAACCGTCCGTAAAAGATACCATAAAGTCAAAGCCATCACTATTTTCTACAGGAATGTAAACGATTTGAACATTTGTATTTTTATTGAGATTTACTCTTGTTAGGAGGATCATCTCCGTTAATACCTCTTCATTGGACAAGGTCATAGTATAACCTAATTTCTTTGTAGAATTCACGAAACGTTCCATATGATCTTCAAAAAACAAAGGCTTAGCCTGCACCATCTTCATTACTTCATAAACTGCATTTTTGGGAATTGCTCTTTTTTCTAAAGTTTCCTCATCTTCTAAATTACCATTATATGAATAATATATTTTTCCCTCTTCCATTTATAACATCCTTTCTATACATAATGAATCCTCATTTAAATAATATTGCTTTTGATTCATCACTATTCTTTATTAGAATATGGTATTGACAAAGGAATTAACAATATCTACACCGCTTATTATTGTTCCAAATACACTTCCTAAATTAGCAAACATAACAACTAATAATACCCTAGTCACCTTATTCTTCCATAGCCCTTTAATTGTGCTTAAGTCTTTTGCTAAGTCCTCAAAGTCCTCTACCTTAGGCTTTCTATAATGTGCCTCTACTATTCCTGAAAACCAGCCTACGGCTATTAATGGATGCAATGCACTCATCGGAGCTAACAAAAAGGATACAAGGACAGCTAAAGGATGCCCTAATGCTATAATAGTTCCTAAAGCAGCCATACTAGAGTTCCATATAAGCCAACTTTTTAGCTGTTCTATACCTGCAACAGAATCCACTGAAAAAGTAAATAAAATCAAAGCCACGATTAATACCGGAACAAACCATTGTGCAATCTTTGACAGAGAAGATTTAGGAGGTATTTCTGTGATTTTCTCCATATCTTGTTCTTTATAAATCTCCTCTTTGACGCCTAATACATGGGCAGCCCCTAATACAGCAACGATTTTTTTGCCTGGGGCATTTTTTATCTTATTGGCTAGATACTGATCTCTTTCATCTACTAGATAGGTCTTTAAACCAGGAAAAGCTTTTCCCATTTCAGACATAGCAGAAGTGAGCATATCCTCGCCTTTCATCTGCTCTAAATCCTCTTCTGTAATTTCCTCATCATCTATTAAGCTGTACACAATACTTGTAAGGAGCTTCATCTTACCCCAAAAAGATACTCCTCGCCATACTCGGATAAAGGTAGTCTGGATATTTCGATCGGCAAGAACTAAATGAGCACCAGTCTCCTCACTACATTTAATGCCTTGAATCATCTCTTGACCTGCGCTAATATTAAACTGTTCTGCAATTTTTCTCTGATAATTGCTGAGTAAGATATTGGCAAACATATAGCCTACTTTTTTATCCTTTATCACTTGAATTAGATCCGTATTTCTCCATTTATCCTTCTCTTTGAGGGACTTATAACGACCTTCATCTAGTTCAATACAAATAGAATCAGGTTTTTCTTCCTCTATAACTCTTCTCACTTCTTCTACGCTATGCCTTGATACATGTGCCGTTGCAATAAGGAGTATTTCCTTCTCCCCATATTGCAAACGGTGCACGTGTTCATCTTTCGTCTTATCTTCCAAAATATCACCTTACTCATTTATTTTTTACTTTCTCTTTATAACTAGTAAATTCTATTTTACTACAATTGTCTTGTAAAGTGAAATTTTTCGTTTATTAGTTGGTCGGACGGTTGGGCGGGAAAAACCTATTAGCGGAAAGCGGAATGCTGAAAACTCGCCTATAGGCGAGATGTGTTTTTTGAGCTAAACAAGAAAGCGCCTGCGGCGCATTAGCTACCAGCGGCCAGTCTTCAGTCATCAGTGCCAGGGTCATGTCTTACGGGTCAAAAGTAGGACTTTCCCACGAAAATAAATGACCTAATTTTCATCATACCTTGTGTATACATTCCATGAAGGTTTCCTAGTACATAAAAAAAGTGAATGCTAATATTTTGCATTCACCTTTTTCAGCTACCTCAAAGCCACCATCGGTGGCTAATGTTTTTGCTGACCACCTTAAAGCTGACCACCTGACCACCTTAATTTAAATAGCATCCATACTTCTTGATACAACTACATTTACTCCTGAACCTAATAAGTCCTTAATAACTACTTGATTGCTTTTAACTGGAGCTTCTAATTCGATTTTATTTAAAATCTGCATAGCATCTTCTAAGGATTCTTTTAGGATTTCACCTTCTGTTACTACTGGGATTCTGTTTAATATACCGTTTTTTATTTTAACAGTGGTCGTCAGAACTCTTGTTGGTTCTGTCAGTTCTTTTTGAGCGTATACAGGCCCTCTTTTACATTGATTACCAGTTACATTAAAACCTTCATTTTCTTGAGCAACTTCTAAATGACATCCTTTTGGACAAACAATACAGATTAGTTCTTTTTTTTCCATATTATTCACTCTCCTTAACAACTTCTACTTTTAATATTTTATAGTCTTTATTTTCTAACAGAGATTTTTCAATGGTGATATTTTCCATTTCACCAGGTGCCATGTGTTTTTTCTTAGCCGTTTTGATAATTTCATCGTCTGCTATAACGATTAATTTTACATTTTCATACACATTTCTTGGGCGCATGAATAATTTTACTTTTTCATCAATATTTTCAATAGCAATACTATGTGGAATGGTATAACTAATACCGTTCCCAGCTTTTGTATGAATTACACTTTCTCTTTTATGAATTCCTTCTAATACATATTTTGCTGCATTTCTCCCTGCTCTTTGACTCTCTTCTGTTACAAAGTCTACTAAATCGTGAACATGTAGTACATTACCGCAAGCAAAGACGCCTTCTACAGTTGTCTCCATAGATTCATTCACTAAGGGACCTTTTGTTACGCCATCCATACCTACACCTAGATCTTCAGATATTTCATTTTCAGGAATTAATCCTACAGATAGTAGTACTGTATCACAATCATAATTGATTTCCGTTCCAGGTATAGGTTGCCTGTTCTCATCTACTTTAGAAACAGTTACTCCTTCTACTCGATCTTTCCCCCTTATATCTGTAATGGTATGACTCAGTAAAAGAGGGATATCATAGTCATGTAAACACTGGACGATATTTCGATTTAAGCCACCAGAGAATGGCATAACTTCAACTACTGCTTCAACTTTAGCTCCTTCAAGAGTCATACGCCTCGCCATAATCAGTCCAATATCTCCTGAACCTAAAATAACGACTTTTTTGCCTACCATATATCCTTCCATATTGATGTATCTTTGAGCTGCACCTGCTGTCATAACACCGGCAGGTCTTTTTCCAGGAATGCTGATTGCGCCCCTAGTCCTCTCCCTGCAACCCATTGCTAATACTACAGCTTTTGCATTGTATATTTGATAGCCATCTTTTTTGTTTATGGCATGCACTTGTTTATCTTCTGTAATCTCTAATACCATGGTATTAAGTTTGTATTCAATATTTAATCCTTTTAGCTCATCAATAAATCGTTGAGCGTATTGTGGACCTGTCAACTGCTCTTTAAATTGATGTAAACCAAAACCATTGTGAATACACTGTTGTAAAATTCCACCTAACTCTCGATCTCTTTCGAGGACTAAAACTTTTCCCACACCTTTTTTATGGGCTTCTATAGCTGCTGCTAAACCTGCAGGACCTCCACCTACTACTATCACATCATACTGTGACATTTCTACACCTCCACAATTTAAATGACTACTGTATAATCCTTATTTTTTGGTTCGACCAATAAGAATTCTTGATTCTGGACCATCGTATACGATCTCATCCATATTTTTACCTAATTCTCTAGCTAAGATTTCTACTACTCTTGGTTCACAGAAGCCACCCTGACATCTTCCCGTTCCTGGTCGCACTCTTTTCTTAACACCTTTTACAGTTGTAGCCCCACCTTTTCTATGAATACAATCTACAATTTCACCTTCTGTGATTTTTTCACATCTGCAGATAATATTGCCATATTGAGGATTTTCTTTAATAATTTCGCCTTTTTCTTCAACAGGTAATTCTTCAAAGTGGATGACCCTGTTTCGATATGGGTTAAAGTTTTTATTTGGTTTTAAGTCATTTAATATGCCTTTTACTAAGCCCTCTACCTCTAGTGCTATCGCTGGTGCAGCAGTTAAGCCTGGGGATTCAATTCCTGCTACATTAATAAAACCAGGACATTTTTTTGATTCTTCAATTATGAAATCTCCTCTATCTGCAGTAGCTCTTAAACCAGTAAAGGAGCGTATCACATTACCAAATGGAATGTTTTCAACCATTCTGCCAACTTGATCTCGAACATAATCAAGACCTTCTTTCGTCGTTTCGTTTCCTTCTTTATCTTCAATTGGCGTAGAGGTCGGCCCTAATAAGGTATTTCCATGTACCGTTGGAATTACTAATACTCCTTTGCTCTTCTTCGCTGGACAAGGGAAAATTACAGAGTTAACGATATTACCTGAACGCTTATCTAATACGAAATACTCTCCTGATTTTGGCTTAATAGCAAATTCTTCGCCATGAACTTTAGCATTTAATTCGTCTGCATAAACCCCTGCACAGTTGATTACTACTTTTGCTTCATATATACCCTCATTTGTAGTAATTCTAAAACCTGTTTCAGTCTTTTCAATTTCTTCTACTTTATTGTTAAGGACAAGTTCTACACCATTTTCCATAGCATTTTCCATGCAGGCAATAGCTAATTCCCATGGACCAACAATACCAGCTGTTGGTGCAAGAAGACCTGCTTTTACCTCTTTGTTTACATTTGGTTCTCTTTCTAATATTTCTTCTCTAGTCAATCTTTGTACTGGTACACCATTTATCTTAGATCGTTCTTCTAATTCATTTAGCGTTTCCACATCTTCATCCGTCAATGCGATAGTGATGGAACCAATACTCTTAAATGGTACATCCAATTCCTTACAGATTTGAGGGTACATAAGATTACCCTTTACATTAAATTCAGCTTTCTTTGTTCCTGGCACTGGATCGTATCCTGAATGTAC
The DNA window shown above is from Alkalibaculum bacchi and carries:
- a CDS encoding HAD-IB family hydrolase is translated as MCIAAFFDVDGTLYRDSLMVEHFKKLIKYEVLDPAIWHGSAKKKFENWAKRHGDYEDFLLEIANIHISHLKGIDKDYINFITEQVVSLKGDRVYRFTRDRINWHKKQGHMVIFVSGSPSFILEKMAEKYDVKLYKGTEYLVDEENKFTGELIPMWESESKMVAIDEFVRKYNIDLEKSYSYGDTNGDYDMLKIVGHPVLINPIKKLVDRVQKDQELMDKAEFIVERKDVIYKIPSNVETL
- a CDS encoding DUF421 domain-containing protein, which produces MHIIFIRTVILYLAVFLVIRLMGKRQVGEMQPSELIVTIMTADIATGPLESIDTPLFNGLVPLIAMLFIDSFMIFGILKTRIGRRFITGKPSFLMKDGVLQEKEMKAQRISLSDLHEELRSQGHPLLHEINTIILETNGQMSIICKDNSSLPVNVIADGLRLHENLKEGNIAEKWLDTELKKNGIVSDKEVFLAYVSDGSLYFHRKEQ
- a CDS encoding DUF4363 family protein, translating into MKPLFISIALVAVYLFGATYLYSEIEETSNILSKDLVEIQTLVKEEDWEESQKIYDSFKRKWKPTSTLWMTYVGHDEIDNIEEAIREADAYFEVQDVGGALENLSKLSYYLKHIYEKERISWYNIL
- a CDS encoding DUF6873 family GME fold protein; this translates as MKCIVSEDISQESYYSLLQFSKDFMFIRKYENLYRGIDSHADLQCFPLEDNVVVVHPEIHPKTIEEAKTMGIDFLYGKTKLEKKYPKDIPYNVARIGKNVLHYIEYMDPIVKMELESRKYNFINVKQGYTRCSVLSLGNHSIITADEGIAKEIRENSIDVLLIQGGHIDLPGFNTGFIGGACGVIQEKGIVLFNGDIALHPDYIKICSLLKAKGYDYKCLNHGPLTDVGSIFFLP
- a CDS encoding aminotransferase class IV; translated protein: MEEGKIYYSYNGNLEDEETLEKRAIPKNAVYEVMKMVQAKPLFFEDHMERFVNSTKKLGYTMTLSNEEVLTEMILLTRVNLNKNTNVQIVYIPVENSDGFDFMVSFTDGLSATDEQKNQGVGVETVIIERHNPAIKTVGSSYKGQIKAQSKYEDTFEILLVNKEGYITEGSRSNVFFVKNKKVITTPAQNVLLGVTRKYILELCEKNQIEVEYRDISEEEVYEMDGAFLTGTTVDVTPIIKVNNRSFKEIDKTIITLKNQYEELMREYLENFEAN
- a CDS encoding TraB/GumN family protein, which translates into the protein MEDKTKDEHVHRLQYGEKEILLIATAHVSRHSVEEVRRVIEEEKPDSICIELDEGRYKSLKEKDKWRNTDLIQVIKDKKVGYMFANILLSNYQRKIAEQFNISAGQEMIQGIKCSEETGAHLVLADRNIQTTFIRVWRGVSFWGKMKLLTSIVYSLIDDEEITEEDLEQMKGEDMLTSAMSEMGKAFPGLKTYLVDERDQYLANKIKNAPGKKIVAVLGAAHVLGVKEEIYKEQDMEKITEIPPKSSLSKIAQWFVPVLIVALILFTFSVDSVAGIEQLKSWLIWNSSMAALGTIIALGHPLAVLVSFLLAPMSALHPLIAVGWFSGIVEAHYRKPKVEDFEDLAKDLSTIKGLWKNKVTRVLLVVMFANLGSVFGTIISGVDIVNSFVNTIF
- a CDS encoding DUF1667 domain-containing protein, whose protein sequence is MEKKELICIVCPKGCHLEVAQENEGFNVTGNQCKRGPVYAQKELTEPTRVLTTTVKIKNGILNRIPVVTEGEILKESLEDAMQILNKIELEAPVKSNQVVIKDLLGSGVNVVVSRSMDAI
- a CDS encoding NAD(P)/FAD-dependent oxidoreductase codes for the protein MSQYDVIVVGGGPAGLAAAIEAHKKGVGKVLVLERDRELGGILQQCIHNGFGLHQFKEQLTGPQYAQRFIDELKGLNIEYKLNTMVLEITEDKQVHAINKKDGYQIYNAKAVVLAMGCRERTRGAISIPGKRPAGVMTAGAAQRYINMEGYMVGKKVVILGSGDIGLIMARRMTLEGAKVEAVVEVMPFSGGLNRNIVQCLHDYDIPLLLSHTITDIRGKDRVEGVTVSKVDENRQPIPGTEINYDCDTVLLSVGLIPENEISEDLGVGMDGVTKGPLVNESMETTVEGVFACGNVLHVHDLVDFVTEESQRAGRNAAKYVLEGIHKRESVIHTKAGNGISYTIPHSIAIENIDEKVKLFMRPRNVYENVKLIVIADDEIIKTAKKKHMAPGEMENITIEKSLLENKDYKILKVEVVKESE
- a CDS encoding NAD(P)/FAD-dependent oxidoreductase, producing the protein MYDVVVIGAGIIGTSIARELSKYEAKVLVLEKANDIANGTTMANSAIVHSGYDPVPGTKKAEFNVKGNLMYPQICKELDVPFKSIGSITIALTDEDVETLNELEERSKINGVPVQRLTREEILEREPNVNKEVKAGLLAPTAGIVGPWELAIACMENAMENGVELVLNNKVEEIEKTETGFRITTNEGIYEAKVVINCAGVYADELNAKVHGEEFAIKPKSGEYFVLDKRSGNIVNSVIFPCPAKKSKGVLVIPTVHGNTLLGPTSTPIEDKEGNETTKEGLDYVRDQVGRMVENIPFGNVIRSFTGLRATADRGDFIIEESKKCPGFINVAGIESPGLTAAPAIALEVEGLVKGILNDLKPNKNFNPYRNRVIHFEELPVEEKGEIIKENPQYGNIICRCEKITEGEIVDCIHRKGGATTVKGVKKRVRPGTGRCQGGFCEPRVVEILARELGKNMDEIVYDGPESRILIGRTKK